A single region of the Nicotiana sylvestris chromosome 6, ASM39365v2, whole genome shotgun sequence genome encodes:
- the LOC138871149 gene encoding uncharacterized mitochondrial protein AtMg00300-like, whose protein sequence is MGEVVLVAKRYKNIYVADFESLKNGDLSCLSVVDDDTELWHRRLGHASFTLLNKLVMKDVVRGLPKSSFKDHKVYDACVKGKQVRSSFMPKKKVSTARPLDLLYMDLCGLMRVPSRGGKKHIFVIVDDHFGFT, encoded by the coding sequence ATGGGTGAGGTGGTGCTAGTGGCAAAAAGATACAAAAATATCTATGTAGCTGATTTTGAGTCACTAAAGAATGGTGATTTAAGTTGCCTAAGCGTCGTTGATGATGATACTGAGCTATGGCACAGGAGGCTAGGTCACGCAAGCTTCACACTGTTAAACAAATTAGTAATGAAGGACGTGGTTCGTGGTCTGCCAAAATCAAGCTTCAAGGATCACAAAGTGTATGATGCATGTGTAAAAGGAAAGCAAGTGAGATCTTCGTTCATGCCCAAAAAGAAAGTCAGCACCGCAAGGCCACTCGATCTACTCTACATGGATCTATGTGGACTTATGAGGGTACCAAGCAGAGGAGGAAAGAAGCACATCTTTGTAATAGTCGATGACCATTTCGGATTCACCTAG